From Variimorphobacter saccharofermentans, one genomic window encodes:
- a CDS encoding transposase family protein yields MKRAEKRQLKKSEGNPLVELLKVQKHFYSNLWNDFAAVHDPRHSSYIDYTCDVMLAMPLMKNICDIRSMQEMTETFNTEDCIANAALITEKKELSELPHYVTVNDFLSRLNPDELSNIRSKMIKALIRKRSFEKARFLGQHWLVIVDATQLYTFNNKNDDQCLTRTFTNKETGEKTTQYYHSVLEAKIVLGDDLVVSIASEFIENDGEDTKKQKKMSVEEIKQDCETKAFERLATKLKKAFPRLPICIMGDSLYASEKVFQICDDNQWKYLIRFKDGSIPSVATEFHILKEREVQNQRDGARWVNGIGYNKRMVNVMEFIFQKAKKQLRFQWITNIEITKKKVLEFTATGRKRWMIENEGFNIQKNYRYEITHANSKNYNAMKNHYLITQIADIILQLYEKAIPIIKELKKSIKNISSDLLASFGRQLTREDISYTEKRTSLSIS; encoded by the coding sequence ATGAAAAGAGCTGAGAAAAGACAGTTAAAAAAATCCGAGGGTAATCCTCTAGTTGAACTTTTGAAAGTGCAGAAACATTTTTATAGTAATCTTTGGAATGATTTTGCTGCGGTTCATGACCCGAGACATTCTAGTTATATCGATTATACATGTGATGTCATGCTGGCAATGCCTCTGATGAAAAATATTTGCGATATACGAAGCATGCAAGAAATGACCGAAACATTTAACACGGAAGATTGTATTGCGAATGCAGCGCTTATTACGGAGAAAAAGGAGCTATCAGAGCTACCGCATTATGTTACAGTAAATGATTTTTTAAGCCGTCTTAATCCGGATGAGCTCTCTAACATACGATCGAAAATGATAAAGGCTCTCATACGAAAAAGAAGCTTTGAAAAAGCACGATTCCTGGGACAACACTGGCTTGTCATCGTAGATGCGACTCAACTCTATACTTTTAATAATAAGAATGATGACCAATGTCTTACGAGAACATTTACGAATAAAGAGACTGGCGAAAAAACAACCCAATACTATCATAGCGTTTTGGAAGCGAAGATAGTGCTTGGCGATGATCTCGTTGTCAGTATTGCTAGTGAGTTTATTGAGAATGACGGGGAAGATACCAAAAAACAGAAGAAAATGAGTGTTGAAGAGATTAAGCAGGACTGTGAGACAAAGGCATTTGAGCGACTTGCTACAAAGCTCAAGAAAGCGTTTCCACGCCTGCCAATCTGTATCATGGGTGACAGTCTGTATGCCAGTGAAAAGGTGTTTCAAATCTGTGATGATAATCAGTGGAAATATCTTATTCGATTTAAAGATGGGAGTATTCCATCGGTAGCCACGGAATTCCATATATTAAAAGAACGCGAGGTTCAAAATCAGAGAGATGGTGCGCGATGGGTTAACGGAATCGGTTACAACAAGCGCATGGTAAATGTAATGGAGTTCATATTTCAAAAAGCAAAGAAACAATTGCGATTTCAATGGATTACAAACATTGAGATAACGAAGAAAAAGGTATTGGAGTTTACAGCAACAGGAAGAAAACGCTGGATGATAGAAAATGAAGGATTTAATATCCAGAAGAATTACAGGTATGAAATAACCCACGCCAATAGTAAGAATTATAATGCGATGAAAAATCACTACCTGATAACTCAGATAGCAGATATTATCCTGCAACTATATGAAAAAGCAATACCAATCATCAAGGAACTAAAGAAAAGCATAAAAAATATATCTTCTGATTTGTTAGCAAGCTTTGGACGGCAACTAACAAGAGAAGATATATCCTATACAGAGAAACGCACTTCGTTAAGCATTTCTTGA